A stretch of Camelina sativa cultivar DH55 chromosome 18, Cs, whole genome shotgun sequence DNA encodes these proteins:
- the LOC104762434 gene encoding dihydroneopterin aldolase 2, which translates to MEKDMALNLMMGDKLVLRGLKFYGFHGAIPEEKTLGQMFMLDIDVWMCLKKAGLSDNLDDSISYVDIYNLAKEVVQGSSRNLLEAVAELITSKTLESFPQVKAVRLKLWKPNVPLIQSAIDCLGVEIFRNRSTE; encoded by the exons ATGGAGAAAGACATGGCATTGAATTTGATGATGGGGGACAAACTGGTACTGAGAGGTTTGAAATTTTACGGTTTCCATGGAGCGATTCCTGAAGAGAAGACGCTTGGCCAGATGTTTATGCTTGACATAGATGTTTGGATGTGTCTTAAAAAGGCTGGTCTATCTGACAACTTAGATGATTCCATCAGCTATGTCGACATTTACAA CTTGGCAAAGGAAGTTGTACAAGGGTCATCAAGAAACCTTCTGGAGGCAGTAGCTGAACTTATAACGTCCAAAACTCTGGAATCATTCCCTCAGGTCAAAGCTGTTCGACTGAAGCTATGGAAGCCAAATGTTCCTCTTATCCAAAGCGCTATCGATTGTTTAGGTGTCGAGATTTTCAGAAACCGCTCTACTGAATAA
- the LOC104762435 gene encoding protein ROOT PRIMORDIUM DEFECTIVE 1-like: MMALTQLVPSTSDKLFFFSSFLHPSTPLEIRRCNIRSTQTHSKKLGSLSLNISCAAHKIVRSPSLDRHVVKQNRVRFVQKLKTLLLSKPKHYIPIQILYKCRSYLGIENPRAIISMIRRYPTIFQLFTTPTPHLPMNATKPLSQLCVRMTSAASSLAMQELNLKSEISDKLATKLQKLLMLSSHRRLLLSKLVHIGPDFGFPPNFRSRLCNDYPDKFKTVETSYGRALELVSWDPELANQMPCPEVDRGLIVDRPLKFKRLNLRKGLNLKRRHQDFLVRFRESPDVCPYKMSSECLASESIEAEKRACAVVREVLGLTVEKRTLIDHLTHFRNEFSLPNKLRALIVRHPELFYVSVKGTRDSVFLVEAYSDNGDLLEKDDTLVIRERLVDLIQEGKRNRRERRRKGAILGDKNTEDYINDNDRDETSSDLDDDEYEDVFENLFDSEDSGVEYHFDEEDDDEAWVNNGESVEYWSRKLSSSSGSNSDEAKSGVESW, translated from the coding sequence ATGATGGCGCTTACTCAACTGGTTCCTTCTACTTCAGacaagcttttctttttctccagctTCCTCCACCCTTCAACCCCTCTGGAGATTCGCAGATGTAACATAAGAAGTACTCAAACCCATTCCAAGAAACTCGGAAGTCTGTCTTTAAACATCTCATGTGCAGCTCACAAGATTGTTCGGAGTCCATCTTTAGACAGACATGTAGTGAAGCAGAACAGAGTTCGGTTTGTGCAGAAGTTGAAGACTTTACTTCTCTCCAAACCAAAGCATTACATACCAATTCAGATCCTCTACAAGTGCCGTTCTTACCTCGGCATCGAGAACCCTCGTGCAATTATCTCCATGATCCGTCGGTATCCCACAATCTTCCAGCTTTTTACAACACCTACACCACATTTGCCTATGAATGCCACTAAGCCTTTATCTCAACTCTGTGTCCGTATGACATCGGCTGCATCCTCCCTTGCAATGCAAGAATTGAATCTCAAGTCTGAGATTTCTGATAAATTGGCTACTAAGCTCCAGAAGCTGCTAATGTTGTCATCTCACCGCAGGTTGCTTTTGTCTAAACTTGTTCACATTGGACCAGATTTTGGCTTCCCTCCTAATTTCAGGTCAAGGCTCTGCAATGACTATCCGGACAAGTTCAAGACTGTGGAAACATCCTACGGAAGAGCACTTGAGCTTGTCTCGTGGGATCCAGAGTTGGCGAACCAAATGCCATGTCCTGAAGTTGATAGGGGTTTGATTGTTGATCGTCCTTTGAAGTTCAAGCGTTTGAATCTTCGTAAAGGTTTAAACTTGAAGAGGCGGCACCAAGATTTCTTGGTAAGATTCAGAGAATCGCCTGATGTGTGTCCTTACAAAATGTCATCTGAGTGTCTGGCAAGCGAGTCAATCGAGGCCGAGAAGCGAGCCTGCGCAGTTGTAAGAGAGGTGTTGGGGTTAACGGTTGAGAAAAGGACGCTCATTGACCATTTGACACATTTCAGGAATGAGTTTTCTTTACCAAACAAGCTAAGAGCGTTGATAGTGAGGCATCCGGAGCTATTCTATGTGAGTGTAAAAGGCACGAGAGACTCTGTGTTTCTAGTCGAAGCATACAGCGACAATGGTGATCTTCTAGAGAAAGATGATACATTGGTGATCAGAGAACGTTTGGTAGATCTTATTCAAGAAGGTAAGAGAAATAGACGTGAACGGAGAAGAAAAGGCGCTATACTTGGTGATAAAAACACAGAAGACTATATCAATGATAATGACAGAGATGAAACTAGTAGTGATctggatgatgatgaatatgAAGATGTGTTTGAGAATTTGTTTGATTCAGAAGATTCAGGTGTGGAATATCATttcgacgaagaagatgatgacgagGCGTGGGTTAATAATGGTGAAAGTGTAGAGTATTGGAGTagaaagctttcttcttcttctggtagTAACAGTGATGAAGCAAAGAGTGGTGTAGAATCATGGTGA